From Malaya genurostris strain Urasoe2022 chromosome 2, Malgen_1.1, whole genome shotgun sequence:
GAAAGGATTCTGCTCACGGCCCTGAACAACCTGTTATGTCCCTCTATAACAGTAGTAATATGAATGCTCTCGGATAAACAAAtttggatctactgtaagtctactcgCTTCCAGTGGTAGTGGCAGTGATACATACCTTCCTAATGCTGAAACTGGATGTTCAGTAACTTTTCTGGTCAACTGAAACGTACAAATTTATTcggaagaataaaaaaaaacaaagtcaaAATATGAACACTTTATTTTGTAAAACTTGGTAAATTCGAAGGACTGAACAGGAAAAATTAGAAATCCATGATTGACTACAAAATAAAAGCAGCTCAGTTCTAAAAAATTTAGTATCGCTGGTTCATTGCTAAGCTACAACAATCATTGTATATCTACACGCTACACAATGACCGGGATTGTATTATTGTGTAGTCAACAGTTGAAAATTATTTCGATTTTGTGAAATTATAATTCATATAAACTACGTGGCAGTTTGTTACACAATCATAGCCCCTTAGAGCTAATTATTCTTTACAGAAGGAGtcaattgatatataatatcgtTAAAAATAAAGTACGTTTTTATTATAGCTCCATTCTTCTTAACATAATCAAATTGCTAAACTTTCGTCAAAAGTTTATTATTGCCTTGTATTTCATTCGTTCTTCTCGCCACCGACATTAGTTACCAATCCAACTCCTCATAGAAACCTAGCACTAAAACCAAAAGGAAAGGAAACAAAAAGGTCACTCAAAAACATTAAATATGTTGCATTTATCCTTCTACGTCTTGCTCGGCAGGCTGCTCTTCTTGTACTGGTGGTGCGGCAGTTGTAGTAGCTTTTGTAGGATCGAACCGCTCGTAGATAACTATGTTAGCTCCAATCTTGTCAGTTGTAAAATCCGAATGGAAGAATGATTCCTTTTGTTTATAAACTGATAGGAAGTCCTTGATCTTGGGTTCCAAACTATCGAATGCAACCACGTGAGTCGGTAAAGCACTACGCGGATGGACGGGTAGATTTTTTCTAATCCAACTCATCGGATctttgtagaaagtatctgcttCATCTACATAATTGTCTACGTTTTCGAAATTCGGTTCGCAACGCAGAAAGCGCATTGTGGTATTGTGATGGATATGACTCTGTAACGGCGTTGTATGGCAAGGCAAGAGAAAGATTAATTTGGCTGGCTGATCGAATTCGTCTTTATAGTTGCGTGCTATAGATTGCAGTGAGGACATCACTTCCAGGGCGCCACGTTGATGAACTACGCTAAGATATCCTGCAGGAATAATATTTCCGACCAATATTCCAATCGCTGCAAACCACACCAATTTTCTGAAATTGATTTAATGACTCGACATTATTAATCGACTGAGCTCAAAATTTGTTTGTTCATACCCAGAAGCTTTTCTACTCCATCTTGATAAATGATCCGCCGACACGTACAAACATAGCGGTAGAATTTGTAGTATGAAACGAAACTCTTTGTGTTGTAAAAGCGAGTAAATGAACAAAGTAAATACAATTGCAGCTAACAGAATAGAGCGTTCCTTATATACTTGTCGGTGACGAATTGTTTCCACACAAGCAAACAGAAACGGAATAGATCCAATCCCTAAAACGGTGGGTAATCCTACATTGAAATACCAATACCAAGGATGTTCACCGTAAAGACTTCCAATTCCTTTTATAATGTTAAAACGGAGAAACTCATACGGCGAAACGATAAGAGATCCATGCAAGAAACTATCGACTGCTATTGAAAATGACCCAATGGTGAAAGCAATCAGAAGATATCGCTTCAACAATAATTCCCAAACTGGATGTGAGGATTTTTTGACGTGATACAAGCATAGCGGAATCCACGGAATAGCCGATGTTGGTCTAACGAAAACCGAGAGCGCTACGGGCCACAAGAAAGTTGTGCTTTCCGCGGAGGCCCACGGGAAATAGCTAAGCGCTATAACTGTGAGGGAAGTTTCAAGGGTGTTCGCGAGTGTACGGGAAGCTGTGTAAAACCAGAACCAAGAAGTTGCTAACACAAAAGCTGACCATTTGCTCCTGTTTGACCATACGTAGAACCTGTAGTCCGAATATGCCGATAGACATGCCTGGAGGATGCGAGGCAGCAGGACCAGCAACTCAACACAGTCTAACTTAATCAATGCGAGAAATTTATATATTCCAGCTATTAAAGCCGGATATACGTAACTGCGGATGCCTTTTGTCCATTCCCAGGTAAGGTGGCCGTATCTGAAATGAATAAATTAATAGAATATTATTTGATCTAGTAATACAGCAAGAGGTTAAACAAAATAGTGTATAGATTCATTGTCATTGCGATAGCTGATCTTTTAATTCTCTCGTATTTCTTAGATATACACTTTTTCTCTGAGGAAAATTGATAGAATCCGTTCCCCAAACCGTAAAGCCATTATGTAGACCATTATGTCTACACCGAAAAACAGAATGTTAAGCCTTTTGACTTCTATTTCCATGATTAGGAATAATGAAAAGCAAACAGCAATTCGCTCTAAATATTACCTTGAAAAGTATTGGAGAATCAATATAAATCACAcgcgaaaaataaatcaaaacaataaaacaacaaATCAATGAGATTGGATATTTTGTTACTAAATCATGAATTGAATACTTTTAAATATGTTGTCCATGAACGATAGCAAATCTACTAATATTTAAAGTTCCCTAAGTTCAACTGATTTGCTACCTCATTTACAGTCCAATACACGTgagaatgtgttggtgtggctattctcagcagttgaaaggttaatgctagtgtgaatatgtcgaaataacccagtgaattttgtcgagccgcatcgtgccaattattgaagacatatatgcaataaaaaacactgcaatgccaagagaacagttgagaaagacataaaatcgttcatgaaactctatatcacgtaatggaactgtcttctacttggttcattagttcatagcttacgaaattctatatgcatttttcgcagtgtatgattgagtcaaaaatgttttacctcagtgtaaaattgaacccacaacatactttgacttcggctcgcatacattctaatttcgtatatgaatagatatgcgcactctgcatcggtgtgagtaactgagacgtcaaattgctcaattgtCAAATTCTATTAATTTAGTCAAATGTATCACTTCATATTAGCATTTATGCAATCAATTATCCGTCATGAAGatacttcatttttttttctcaagatAACTTAAGAAAATTCATCGAGATTTCATTATTCATAATGGACAAGAGCATTTGTGTGCCCCTTGATGTGCAAAGCAAATACACAAACCCTCTGTGAGAAGTTCATTCTCATGAGACCAAAATAATCAGCAGAATCTCACAAATGAACACACTAGTTCAAAAACTAACAAATTTCACCGAACCCCAGAAAACCTTACTTACCCAAATGCCAACCGATGTGCAACTTCCAAGCTTTGCCAGTACTCATCCGGAACGTACCAGGTCCTTACGATAAACACTGATGCTATACGAAGAGCAACAAAAAGCagcaatattttgttcaacatgTTCTTTGGCGGCCCGATATAAATCCGGTCTTGAATGAACTAATGAGGATGCCACAAAAGCGTGCttccgaaattttcaaattttcacttcAGAATTTCACCAACGAATCAAGCGTTTTTCACATTTCAAAATAGGTCTTCAAAATCGTCACAACTGCTGTTATTCAATTATCAAACATTTTTGACcaaaattatacaaaataataacaaatgttaaaaaaaattaggagcACATCGCCGACGATGACTGACTCCCTCGAAGAGCAGACGATACACGCACACACATTCACGAGTTTTGAGtgagaaacgaaaataaacTTGCAACGGTCTCTCTCACCTGCTTCACAACTGTACCATCAGAGCCACTAGAGCGATgacgtttttgtttttaatgaaCGTATGACGTAACCTAGCAAGCACGCTTCGAACGAGTTGGGAGAGAATCATCTCGCTCTCGATGAAACTGTATCACTAATCAAATCCATTCAATGCATCTTATGCCGGTATTACATTgattaaacataaaaaaatagttACTAATTTGCCAAAAGACAGGCTAGAAAGAGACAGATGACATTTTCATCTTGCCTATGTATAGCAGCTCTTACACGAACCATAATGACCGTGTGCATTTAAATAGGATTAACGCATTGATGAAGGCTTGCCAGTATTAATATTGATAGTAGTATCATCTCGTGTGTTACCGGCGTAATTCCTAGCGAACCCGAAATTAAAAACACGTTTTAGTTGACACAATCAACACATTATTACCATTCAGGACCTAAATTTTTCATTACAGTTGAGTTAAAACACGAGTTCTGTGCTGGTTATCATTGTTTATTGAGAAAATTAGCTCTGCTGCTTATAATACTGCCTTGCCAGGCCTGGCTTCATCTATTGCTTAAGCATCTACTCCAATCGATTCGATAAATCCGCAGCAGCTTTCCGGATCAAACAGAAACACGTTGTGATGTGGTGCCTCCTTCtgggatacagttttgataatcTCATGAGCCACTGCTCCGCCCACAATGGCGGCTGCCGGTGAGATCTGCGCAAACACATGAGTGAAGGCCGCATCCGGAACTAAGTCGAGTGCAATTTCATCTCGAATCACCAGCAGTTTTACCAAATCGGCAGTCCGCTCGCTATACAATGGATCTCTTTTCTCGTTATCGCGGAATTTCTGCAGAACACGGAGAAGAGGCAACGATGGCCCGGAACGTTTCAATTTGCGAGCATATGATTGTGCCTTGAAATCGAAGTCCAGAAGCGCTTGATAGGCTGGATAATTCAATGAACGCTTCACAGTCGATGTTACTAGCTCTGTTTTAGTCTTTTCGTGGGGCTTCGAAATGATTTTGTGCTTAACGACATCTTCGACGAAGTTATGCTTCTGAAGATCTGCAAAACTATAACCAAACATTCCCCATAAATCAGTCGCAAAAAATTTAACGTCGGCTTCACGACAAACTTTATCAATACGTAGCAAATCTTCTGTTGAAGCTCCAATGATGCACACCACATCAAAATCTTTGAAGTACTCGTCTGATTTCTGAGACAACTCTTCTGTATCAGCTTTTAGCTCGACCATTGGGTTGAGTTCCTGAGCTCTATGCAATGAAGCTTCCGCCCGGTTTTTTCCTAATGATGAATGTGGTGCCAAAAATTGAGAACAAAAATCGGATTCATCCACAACTTTGCTATCGAGTAGTGTGACTGATTTAACACCGGACAGAACAATGTTCTTAGCAATTTCTGCTCCAAGCCCATTAACACCAGCAATTAGAATACGAGCTGCCCGTAATCTAAAATAGAGGTAGTAGAAATAGTTTCATGTATTGAGGTTAAGTAAAAACTACCTTTTTTGAGAATCAAGCCCCCAAAGACGAATTTGGCGATCATACAGTTCAGCTTCATGTTCGGTGAGTTGTACTCCGTTAGCTTCAACCATTTTGGTTTATTTGTGTATAAATTTTTTGATGAAATTCTTAGTTTTAATTGAACTCAGTTATTAAAAGACGCGACTTTGTTTTATACTCAACAGCTTCACGGCAGAATACACGGTTGAAACAAATCATGAATCATTGTGTAGTTCGTGTAAAATAGGTGAGCTGATGATACCCAATGAATTTTGTCTAGATGTGTCAGTCTGATTTTCGTACTGATTGCGAATCAAGCGATCACGATCACGCCGCGTCATCGAGCAATTTTGCACCATTGACGTTGTTGGCACTTACAACCATAAATGTAATTTGATTATGTTTAAACTATATTTtttgccaaatttaaattttttgccAAATTTCGGCGAAAAATATGTACTTTACCGAAAAATCAGCAAATTAggtaaatcagaaaaaaatgtgtATTGCCGATCTGTCTCGGCATTTTACTATACCGCCTAAGTAACCATATACATTATATCATTGCACATTAACAATATTAGTATAACCAAATATTTG
This genomic window contains:
- the LOC131428357 gene encoding SUMO-activating enzyme subunit 1, which translates into the protein MVEANGVQLTEHEAELYDRQIRLWGLDSQKRLRAARILIAGVNGLGAEIAKNIVLSGVKSVTLLDSKVVDESDFCSQFLAPHSSLGKNRAEASLHRAQELNPMVELKADTEELSQKSDEYFKDFDVVCIIGASTEDLLRIDKVCREADVKFFATDLWGMFGYSFADLQKHNFVEDVVKHKIISKPHEKTKTELVTSTVKRSLNYPAYQALLDFDFKAQSYARKLKRSGPSLPLLRVLQKFRDNEKRDPLYSERTADLVKLLVIRDEIALDLVPDAAFTHVFAQISPAAAIVGGAVAHEIIKTVSQKEAPHHNVFLFDPESCCGFIESIGVDA
- the LOC131430410 gene encoding GPI mannosyltransferase 3 translates to MLNKILLLFVALRIASVFIVRTWYVPDEYWQSLEVAHRLAFGYGHLTWEWTKGIRSYVYPALIAGIYKFLALIKLDCVELLVLLPRILQACLSAYSDYRFYVWSNRSKWSAFVLATSWFWFYTASRTLANTLETSLTVIALSYFPWASAESTTFLWPVALSVFVRPTSAIPWIPLCLYHVKKSSHPVWELLLKRYLLIAFTIGSFSIAVDSFLHGSLIVSPYEFLRFNIIKGIGSLYGEHPWYWYFNVGLPTVLGIGSIPFLFACVETIRHRQVYKERSILLAAIVFTLFIYSLLQHKEFRFILQILPLCLYVSADHLSRWSRKASGKLVWFAAIGILVGNIIPAGYLSVVHQRGALEVMSSLQSIARNYKDEFDQPAKLIFLLPCHTTPLQSHIHHNTTMRFLRCEPNFENVDNYVDEADTFYKDPMSWIRKNLPVHPRSALPTHVVAFDSLEPKIKDFLSVYKQKESFFHSDFTTDKIGANIVIYERFDPTKATTTAAPPVQEEQPAEQDVEG